In Nicotiana tabacum cultivar K326 chromosome 17, ASM71507v2, whole genome shotgun sequence, one DNA window encodes the following:
- the LOC107798773 gene encoding uncharacterized protein LOC107798773 isoform X1 — protein MLVDEAKILLGFSTNSCPTPCQVKAAYRRKVWETHPDCFPVHLKPDAELKFKMISEAYTCLLSAITGTRQEGQHGVGYSRVVRSGVPRGGRKNHPLIGIPFLFIILGTVTLGGTNVARAYRKQRADCPSHNPFLP, from the exons ATGCTGGTGGACGAGGCAAAAATCTTGCTAGGCTTTTCCACTAATTCTTGCCCCACTCCTTGTCAG GTCAAAGCTGCCTATAGAAGGAAGGTATGGGAAACTCATCCGGATTGCTTTCCAGTTCATCTCAAACCTGATGCAGAACTCAAATTTAAGATG ATTTCAGAAGCATACACTTGCCTGCTTTCTG CAATTACAGGTACAAGACAGGAAGGTCAACATGGTG TTGGATATTCACGTGTTGTAAGAAGTGGAGTTCCTAGAGGAGGGAGGAAAAATCATCCACTGATTGGGATTccctttctttttattattttgggaaCTGTAACATTGGGAGGAACAAATGTTGCCAG GGCCTACAGAAAACAGAGGGCGGATTGTCCTTCTCATAATCCTTTTCTCCCTTGA
- the LOC107798773 gene encoding uncharacterized protein LOC107798773 isoform X2, translating to MLVDEAKILLGFSTNSCPTPCQVKAAYRRKVWETHPDCFPVHLKPDAELKFKMISEAYTCLLSGTRQEGQHGVGYSRVVRSGVPRGGRKNHPLIGIPFLFIILGTVTLGGTNVARAYRKQRADCPSHNPFLP from the exons ATGCTGGTGGACGAGGCAAAAATCTTGCTAGGCTTTTCCACTAATTCTTGCCCCACTCCTTGTCAG GTCAAAGCTGCCTATAGAAGGAAGGTATGGGAAACTCATCCGGATTGCTTTCCAGTTCATCTCAAACCTGATGCAGAACTCAAATTTAAGATG ATTTCAGAAGCATACACTTGCCTGCTTTCTG GTACAAGACAGGAAGGTCAACATGGTG TTGGATATTCACGTGTTGTAAGAAGTGGAGTTCCTAGAGGAGGGAGGAAAAATCATCCACTGATTGGGATTccctttctttttattattttgggaaCTGTAACATTGGGAGGAACAAATGTTGCCAG GGCCTACAGAAAACAGAGGGCGGATTGTCCTTCTCATAATCCTTTTCTCCCTTGA